CGTTCGAGAGGAACTCGTACGCGTCGGCCAGCTCCGCACCCTCGTAATCCTTCGGAACGTTGTCCTCGATCCAGTTGAGCAGGTCGTCCGGCGTCTCGTCGACGTCGTAGGAGGCTCGCAACGCGCCCTCGGCGTCTTCCTCCTTGATGAGCGCGTCGAGGAAGTCGAAGATCCCCTCGGTGGTGTCGCGCTCGCTCGTCACGACGTCGTCGACGGTCAATCGCTCGGCTTCCTCCGCGACCGCCTGCAGGTCGTTGACCGCCGAGCGCAGGTCGCCGCTCGTCGACTCGGCGATCTTCTCGAGCGCCTCGTCCTCGAACTCGATTCCCTCGCGTCGGCAGATATCGCGCAGCACGGGAACGATCGACCGCTTCGAGACGTCCCGGAATTCGATGGTCTCGCAGGCGTTGCGAAGCGACTGGCTCATGTCGTAGAACTCGTTTGCCACGAGGACGATCGGCTGGTTCGCGTCCTTGACGACGCGCGTGACCTCCCGCGAGCCGCCGTAGTCTGCGTTGCCGTGGAAGTTGTCCGCTTCGTCGAGGATGACGAGCCGGCGACCCGCTTCGCCGGCGGTGAGCGTTCCGCTCTTCGCCGCTTCGCCGGCGATCTTCTCGATGACGTCGGCCCCCCGGCTGTCGCTGGCGTTGAGTTCCATCACCGGCCATCCCATGTCGTTCGCCAGCGCGTGGGCGGCGGAAGTCTTCCCGACGCCCGGGCTGCCGTGGACGATCACCGACTTCCGGTGGTCGTCCCAGCTCTGGGCCCACTCCTCGAGTTGGTCGCGGGCCTTGTTGTTGCCGCGTACCTCCGACAGCGTCGTCGGGCGGTACGTCTCCGTCCAGTCGGTCATTGGACACTGGTTGGTGCGAGTCGCGTTTAGTGGTTGCGGAGCATCACTCCTCGGTAACTGTTTCGATGAGCACGAGGAGAAAACCCGTTTCCGCGTACGTTTAGCGTCCGGCTTCGTCGGACGCCGCTTCACGCGCCTCCGCACGGAGTTCGGCTGTCCTTTCCTCGCCGTCCGCGAACTCTTCTCTGAGCGCCTCGAGGGGGTCGTCTGCGACTGGAATCAGCTTGATGCCATCGTGAAGATCGACGATATGGTAGTGATCGCCGTATCGCTCTCGGAGCCCTTTCGGAAGCGTCAGGCGACCACGATCGTCCAGTGTCGTATCCGGCATGCGCGACGGTACGATGGCCACGGATACGAACGTACCCCATGTTCGATCAGTCATCCACTCACTGCCGTCGGGTTGACTGGCTACTCAGGAACGATACCTCTGGACGACACTGTTGCACCGCACTTCTAAGCGGCTGGATCGCCTTGGTTCACTAATGGCGGAGTTCATCGACCTCGTCGCGCGCTCGCTCCGCGAGGAGACGCGCAGCGAGTTCGACCGCCGCGTCGACGAGCAAGCCGCCCGTCTCACCGACGCTCTCCGGACTGGACGACTCGACAACCCCGGATTCGGGCTCGGCATCGAACTCGAGGCCTACGCGGTCGACGAGGAGAACCGGCTTGCTCGAGTGCCCGACAGCGTGTTCGACGAGCACTGTGACAGGGAGCTGGGGGAACATAACGTCGAGCTCCACACCGATCCGACGCCGTTCGACGACGAGGGGATCGCCGCACAGGCGGCATCGCTCCGTCAGGATTATCGGACCGCACAGCGAGCGGCAGCGCAGAACGGACTCGAGATCGTTCTCGATTCGATGTGGACGATTCCGCCGCGGGAGGGCAGTGGCGACTACCTGGGAGCCGTTCGCGAGTGTGAGGGGCTGTCGATCGCCGAGAACATGACGTCGTCACCGCGCTACTGTGCGATCGACAACGACGTATTGGGGCGGACTGGGGGTTCGATTCCCCTCTCGGTTCCGGGCGTCGACCAGCAGTTTCCGTCGCTCCTGTTCGAATCCCTCGCGAGTTCGATACAGCCACACCTCCAGGTCCCCGACGCCGAGGCGTTTCCGCGCTACTACAACACCGCCTTGGGAACGCTCGGCCCAGTCCTCGCGCTGGCGACGAACTCGCCGTTGCTCCCGCCCGACCTGTACGCGACCGACGATCCGTACGACGTGCTCGAGGAGACTTCCCACGAACTCCGAATTCCGGTGTTCGAGCAGTCCATCAATCGGGCCTGGGAGAAAGTCCGGTTTCCCGACGAGATCGGGAGCGCGGCTGATACCATCGACCGTCTGGTCGCCGATCCGACGTGTGCGCCGTTCCTCCGCGAGTGGCTGCGAGACGATGAGCGTGAGACCTTCGCGGAGCAGTTCTGGGAACTCGATCACAAGCGGGGGACCTACTGGCGGTGGCTTCGTGCCGTCATCGGCGGCCAGCCGGTCGATCGGGGCGACCGCTGGTCGATTCGCATCGAATACCGGCCGCTCCCCACGCAACCGACTATCCGGGAAAACATCGGACTCCAGTGTCTGGTCGCCGGGCTCGTCCGCGGACTGTGTGTCGCCGATCATCCGCTCGAGACCCTCGACCGAGACGCCGCCGAACGGAGCTTCTACAGCGCGGTCGAAGACGGGCTCGACGCCGACCTCGCGTGGATCACGGCCGACGGTGACCGGACGACCGACTCGAGCGTGATCTACGAGGAACTCTTCGAGTACGCACGACGGGGGCTCCGCGGGCAAGGCGTTTCGTCGGACACTATCGAGGAGTTCCTCGGACCGCTCGAGGCGCGCTGGACCGACCGGACGACACCGAGTCGGTGGAAACTCGCTCGCGTCACCGATCACCTCGACGCTGGCAAAGAGTTTGACGAAGCCGTCCGCGAGATGCAAAGCGAGTACATCGCTCGAGCGACGAGCGAGGAGCCGATCACGCGGTGGTCCTGAACTCGGCGACCACCGATCGGCGACCGCTCGTCGAACGGGGCGGGCGTGTCTCCAGTGGCCCGATCGGACACCGGCACAGGCGGTGCCAAACAGTAAGCCGTTCGACAGCGAGATGGCCGGTATGGAGGATCAATCGAGCCACGGTGACGGAGCAGACGAGACGACGCGGGGATATGCACCCGTGGGACACGCTGCGCCTGGGGGATTGGCACTGGCCGCGAACGGAGTCCGGCTCGAGCCCTCGGAGACGCGATTCGAACCCGAGGTGGCCACCGACTGGACGTTCCGAATCGTCGACGAGGACGGGAAAGCGGTGACCGATTTCGAGGAAGCGCACGGGCAGCGCGGTCACCTCATCGTCGTTCGGCGGGACCTCACTCGATTCCGGCATCTCCACCCGGAACTGGCGTCAGACGGGACGTGGTCCGTCGAGGGGCTGACGTTACCGGATCCGGGCGTATATCGGGCGTTCGTGGATGTCGTCCTCGATGGACACTCGACGACGCTCGGGTTCGATCTGTTCGCTTCGGAACCCGGAACGATCGAAGCGCGGCCGAACTCGTCGCGCCGAGCGACGGCAGGCGAGTACGAAATCGAACTGCTCACGAACGAGATTGTCGCTCGGGAAGGAAGCCGATTGATCTTCGAAGTCCGCCGTGACGACGATCCCGTTTCGGAATTGGGACAGTATCTCGGAGCGCTCGGCCACCTCGTCGCGGTCCGTGAGGGGGACCTCGCGTATCTCCACGTCCATCCCGAGGCGACTGCACCCGACAGCGGACGTGTCGAATTCGGGGCGACGTTTCCGACCCCGGGACGGTATCGACTGTTTCTGCAGACCAGGCCGGAAGGGACCTTGACGACGACGCAGTTCGACGTTCACATCCGCACGTAATAGTCACTGTCTCGGCTCGAGAGGAACCGAATATGGCTGGTCTCAGTTTTCAACCGGACGACTCCTCGGCCTCCGTAACGCTCTCGCTGACGATCACGCTCGAGATGCGCGTTCCGTCCACGTCGTCGACGGTGAGCTCGTAGCCGTCGGCCTCGATCGAGTCGCCGACTTCGGGCGCACGGCCGAGGCGGCTCAACACGAGACCCGCGATTGTGTCGTACGCGTCGGCTTCGAACGTCGTCCCGAGGGCGTCGTTGACGTCCGCCAGCGGGACGCCGCCGTCTACGCCGTACCGACCGTCGGGGAGTTCGTCGACGGTCGGCTCCATGTCGGCGACGTCGAACTCGTCTTGAATCTCGCCGACGACCACCTCGATGACGTCCTCGATCGTCAGGATCCCTTCGAAGGCCCCCCACTCGTCGATGACGACCGCCATCTGGACGTTTTGTCGCCGGAACTCGGCGAGGATCTCGTCGATCCGGCGCGTCTCGGGAACGATGAGGACGTCTCGAGCGAGGTCGCGTGCGGTCGGTTCGGCCGCTCGTTCCTCGTCGGTCGTGTCGTCACCGTCTGCAGCTTCGATCGCCTGGAGGATGTCCTTCGCGTGAACGAAGCCGACGACGGGGTCGTCGGACTCCTCGTCGACGACGGGGAATCGCGTGTAGTTCCCGTTGGCAGCAACGCCGCGGAGTTCGGAGAGGGGCATTCCCGCTCTGACGGTGATGACGTCCGGGCGCGGGATCATGACTTCGCGAGCGACCGTGTCGCCGAGATCGAAAATCGCCTCGATCATCTCGACTTCGTCCATGTCGACCGCGCCCTGTTGGCCCGACTGTGAGACGATACGCAGAATCTCCTCTTGACTGTGGCTCTCGTCGCGCTCGGATGGCGGTGCGACGCCGATGAGCCGAGTGAAAAAGTTCGCCGTCCCGTTGAAGACGATGATCCCTGGGAGGAAGATGTAGTAGAAGAACTTCATCGGCGCGGCGACGAGCAGCGCGATCCGCTCGGCGTCCGCGATGGCGAGGGTCTTCGGCGCGAGCTCCCCGAAGACGACGTGCAGGAAGGTGATGATACTGAACCCGATCGCGATGGATACCAGATGAAGCGTTCCTGCTGGAAGCACTGGCCCGAGCACGGGCTCGAGTAGCGAGGCGATAGCCGGTTCGCCGACCCACCCCAGCCCCAGCGATGCGATCGTGATACCCAGCTGGGTCGTCGCGAGGTAGTCGTCCAAGTTCTCCTCGGCCTCCTGGACGAGTTTCGCCGACGACCGGCCTTCGTCGACGAGCGTCTGAATCTGCGTCGGTCGGATCCGAACGTACGCGAACTCCGCGGCGACGAAGAACCCGTTCAGGAAGACCAGGAAGAAGGCGAAAAGGAGCCGCCCGAACGAAAAGGCGAGATCAACCGCTACCATCGTTGCCTCCGTGACTGGTGTGGGCAATCCGATAGCGGTGGTTCTCGGGAGGACTCACTCACTGTTCCACGGTGGATTCGATCGTCCACCGCGTCCGAATCGATGGGACGGCCCGTATCGCTCGGCGACGGGACGACTGCGATGTCGCCATCGCCTGTGTCAACGACCATACGAGTAGTTCGCACACGGCTCACAAAACCGTGGCGCTGGCGCTCGCTCGAACGGGTCCGTCCGCCGTCGATTGCCGACAGGATCCCGGAGCGAATAACTGCCCGGCCCCCCAAGGCGGGCTATGAACGTCGCGATCGTCACCGTCGGCGACGAAATTCTCGCAGGGTCGACGACCAACACCAACGCGTCGTGGCTCGCCCAGCGGATCACCGAACGCGGCAGTACCGTCGCTCGCATTCTGACGATTCCCGACGAGCGCGAGCTCATCGCCGACTACGTCGCCCGCTGGAGCGACGAGTTCGACGCCGTGATCGTCACCGGCGGGATCGGGGGCACTCCCGACGACGTAACCGTCGAAGCCGTCGCCGACGGCCTCGAGCGCGAGTTCGTCGTCCACGGCGAGATTCGAGACCGGCTGGTCGAAAAGGCGGCCGCGTTCCGGGACGAAAACCCGGACATGGTCGAGGAGTACGACCTCCAGCTCGACATCGACGCCGCGGCGTCGATCCCCGAAGGCGCGACGCCGATCGTCGTCGACGAGGGGTGGGCCCCGGGCTGTATCGTCGAGAACGTCTACGTCTTCGCCGGCATCCCCGACGAGATGCGGGCGATGTTCGAGGCGGTCGGTGACGAGTTTCAGGGCGAGGCAGTCGCCCGAACGCTGTACACGCCGGCCCCGGAGGGATCGCTGTACGACGCGCTCGAGGGCGTCACCGATCGGTTCGACGTCTCCGTCGGGAGTTATCCGCGAAGCGAGAACCGACCCGGCCGGCTCCGCGTCTCGAGTACCGATCCGGAGACGGTCGACGCGGCGATCGAGTGGCTGCGCGACCACGTCGAGACGACTGACCCGCCGACCGAAACGGACGCGGCCGAGTAACGAACTGGGCCGATATTCGAGCGTAGCAAACGGATCGCGCCAGCGACGCCGCTGTAATTATCGCTCTGGATCTCGATACGTCGACCGCAGCGACATCGCGGCACTGCATCGACGGACCCGCGTCTCACGCGGATCGCCGATCCTCCACGATCCGCGCGACGACTACCGTATACCCGGCGAGGGTGAGCACGAACCGCTCGCCGGTCGCAGCGATGGGGAAGATCCGCTCGACGCCCGTCGCGGGTTCGTCTCGTGTGGGATCGAACCCCGTCCTGTAGTGGGTGTTTTCGGTCGTCCCGCGCGTCGTCGAGTCGGCGACGGTTCCGCCGTCAAGTTCGACGAACGTCTGGACGAGGCCGCGCTGATCGGTTACGAGTAGGGTTCCCGAGAGGTCGTAAAACCGGTCGTGAAGCGGCCAGAAGAGGTTGACGCCGTTGAAGAAGGCGTCGAACAGCACGTGTGCGAACAGGAGTCCCGCAAGGGTAGCCCACGCGACGCGCGGGGCGGCGTCTCCCCACCGCGCGCGAACGATCGACTCCTCGCGGATCACCGCGTCCCACAGGAGGAACCCGGCCGGGAGGAGGACGATCCAGACGTTGTGTAACGCCGCGCGGTGGGTCCCGGGAACGACGATTCCGATCACCGTATCCAGATCGAGGAGGGCGCTACACCCCATCACGACCAGAATCGATCGGGTGTCGAACCGCTCGCCCAGCAACGCGACTCCGATCAGTCCCGCGAACGCGACGTGGACGACGGTCGACGGCATCACCCGACGACTCGAACTGCGTGGGCTTGACTGTTGGGGGAAACAACCTGTTCTATGCGATACACGGTCGAGTCGACGATACCGCCGATCTACGGCCCGCGATACCGATCCGTCTCCGGTAGCTACTTGCCCCGACCGAGTAACCGTCGTGTATGGGTGGACGCGGACCGAAACGGGAACTCGCCGAGAAGATCGCCGGGGAAATCACGCTCAGTGACGACCCCGGTGCCACGCTGCGCAAGTGGCGCACCGATTTCGACGTCTCGCAGACTGATCTCGCTGCCGAACTCGAGGTTTCGTCGTCGGTCATCTCCGATTACGAGAGTGGGCGGCGGGAGAGCCCCGGCATCGGCGTCGTGGGCAGACTCGTCGAGGGACTGCTCGCGATCGACGAGCGACGCGGCGGCGAGCGAATCAGACAGTACGGCCGCGTCCTCTCGGCGGGGTTCGACAGCGACGTCGTCTACGACCTCCGGGAGTACGCGACGTCGATCCCGCTCACGACGCTGTACGACGATCTCGAGGCGACCGAAGTGGCCGAAAGCGGGACCGACAGCGTCAGCGGCCACACGGTCATCGACAGCATCGAGGCGATCACGCGGCTCTCGAGCGAGGAGTTCTTCCGCCTCTACGGACAGAGCACGAACCGCGTCCTCGTCTTTACGGGCGTCACGCGCGGCGAATCCCCGCTCGTCGCGCTGCGCGTCGTCAATCCGACGCCCAACGCCGTCATCCTGCACGGAATCGACGAGGCCGACCTCTGGGATCACGCGGCCGATCTCGCGAGAATCGACGGCTACTCGCTCGCCGTCACGAACGCGCCGCTCGACGAGATGCTCGAGTACCTCGTCAGCCTCGAGTGAGCCCGCGCGATCGGTAGTCTCGACCGCCAGCACCGCCTGGAGCGATTTTTCTTTATGACCGTGCATGATTCGGAGAAATTTCTGGAGAAATAGCAGTTTTATACGCATTATTGATGTGTGTATATGACACACGCGGAGGGAATCCGTGAGATTTATTTAGTTCCCGTTATGACCCTCTCACAAGCGGGTATCCGGTTTCTGGATACCATCTCGCGTCGCTCCCGCGTCTGGCTCCGTTCGATCAGCATATCTCGCGTTCGGAGGCCGCCGCTCGAGACGTGATTACCAGTTACTTCCCATGACAAAAGACCTCGAACGAGATCTCGGACTGCCGGCGGTAATGGCGATCAGTATCGGAGCGATGATCGGGAGCGGCATCTTCATTCTGCCGGCACTGGCGATCGAAATCGCCGGTCCCGGCGTCGTTATTGCCTATTTGGTCGCCGGTTTGCTCGTGGTTCCGGCCGCGTTGAGCAAGTCCGAAATGGCGACTGCGATGCCCGAAGCCGGCGGGACGTACATCTTCATCGAGCGCGGGATGGGGCCGATACTGGGGACCGTCGCGGGCGTCGGAACCTGGTTCTCGCTCGCGTTCAAAGGCGCGCTGGCCCTCGTCGGCGGCGTTCCCTACCTCGTCCTCCTGTTCGATCTGCCCGTGAAACCTGTCGCCCTGACGCTGGCTGTCGTCCTCATCGCCGTCAACGTCCTCGGGGCGAAACAGACTGGCCAACTGCAAATCGCGATCGTCGTCGTCATGCTCGCCGCGCTCGCCTGGTTCGTCGGCGGCGGGGTGCCGACGGTCGATCCCGGACAGTTCGACGGCTCGCTCGACGACGGTCTCGGCGGCCTCCTCGCCGCGACCGGCCTCGTCTTCGTCTCCTACGCGGGCGTGACGAAGGTCGCGAGCGTCGCCGAGGAGATCGAAGACCCCGGTCGAAACATTCCGCTGGGGATCCTCGGCTCGCTGACGTTCACGACGATCCTCTACGTCCTCATCGTCGCGGTGATGGTCGGGACGTCGCCGCTCGATGCGCTCGCGGACTCCGAGGTGCCGATGGCGATCGCCGCCGAGGGAACGCTCGCTCGAACGGGCGTCATCGCCGTCGTCCTCGCGGCGATCCTCGCGCTCGTCAGTACCGCCAACGCCGGCATCCTCTCGTCGTCTCGCTATCCGTTCGCGATGAGTCGCGACGATCTCGCACCGCCGACGTTCGCGACCGTCCACGATCGCTTCGGCACGCCGACGACCGCTATTACCCTCACCGGCGGGGTCATGCTCGTCCTGATCGCGTTCGTTCCCATCCTCCAGATCGCCAAGCTCGCCAGCGCGTTCCAGATCCTCGTGTTCATCCTCATCA
This portion of the Natrinema salinisoli genome encodes:
- a CDS encoding helix-turn-helix domain-containing protein is translated as MGGRGPKRELAEKIAGEITLSDDPGATLRKWRTDFDVSQTDLAAELEVSSSVISDYESGRRESPGIGVVGRLVEGLLAIDERRGGERIRQYGRVLSAGFDSDVVYDLREYATSIPLTTLYDDLEATEVAESGTDSVSGHTVIDSIEAITRLSSEEFFRLYGQSTNRVLVFTGVTRGESPLVALRVVNPTPNAVILHGIDEADLWDHAADLARIDGYSLAVTNAPLDEMLEYLVSLE
- a CDS encoding hemolysin family protein gives rise to the protein MVAVDLAFSFGRLLFAFFLVFLNGFFVAAEFAYVRIRPTQIQTLVDEGRSSAKLVQEAEENLDDYLATTQLGITIASLGLGWVGEPAIASLLEPVLGPVLPAGTLHLVSIAIGFSIITFLHVVFGELAPKTLAIADAERIALLVAAPMKFFYYIFLPGIIVFNGTANFFTRLIGVAPPSERDESHSQEEILRIVSQSGQQGAVDMDEVEMIEAIFDLGDTVAREVMIPRPDVITVRAGMPLSELRGVAANGNYTRFPVVDEESDDPVVGFVHAKDILQAIEAADGDDTTDEERAAEPTARDLARDVLIVPETRRIDEILAEFRRQNVQMAVVIDEWGAFEGILTIEDVIEVVVGEIQDEFDVADMEPTVDELPDGRYGVDGGVPLADVNDALGTTFEADAYDTIAGLVLSRLGRAPEVGDSIEADGYELTVDDVDGTRISSVIVSESVTEAEESSG
- a CDS encoding FixH family protein, with amino-acid sequence MEDQSSHGDGADETTRGYAPVGHAAPGGLALAANGVRLEPSETRFEPEVATDWTFRIVDEDGKAVTDFEEAHGQRGHLIVVRRDLTRFRHLHPELASDGTWSVEGLTLPDPGVYRAFVDVVLDGHSTTLGFDLFASEPGTIEARPNSSRRATAGEYEIELLTNEIVAREGSRLIFEVRRDDDPVSELGQYLGALGHLVAVREGDLAYLHVHPEATAPDSGRVEFGATFPTPGRYRLFLQTRPEGTLTTTQFDVHIRT
- a CDS encoding AbrB/MazE/SpoVT family DNA-binding domain-containing protein, which produces MPDTTLDDRGRLTLPKGLRERYGDHYHIVDLHDGIKLIPVADDPLEALREEFADGEERTAELRAEAREAASDEAGR
- a CDS encoding metal-dependent hydrolase, which gives rise to MPSTVVHVAFAGLIGVALLGERFDTRSILVVMGCSALLDLDTVIGIVVPGTHRAALHNVWIVLLPAGFLLWDAVIREESIVRARWGDAAPRVAWATLAGLLFAHVLFDAFFNGVNLFWPLHDRFYDLSGTLLVTDQRGLVQTFVELDGGTVADSTTRGTTENTHYRTGFDPTRDEPATGVERIFPIAATGERFVLTLAGYTVVVARIVEDRRSA
- a CDS encoding replication factor C large subunit: MTDWTETYRPTTLSEVRGNNKARDQLEEWAQSWDDHRKSVIVHGSPGVGKTSAAHALANDMGWPVMELNASDSRGADVIEKIAGEAAKSGTLTAGEAGRRLVILDEADNFHGNADYGGSREVTRVVKDANQPIVLVANEFYDMSQSLRNACETIEFRDVSKRSIVPVLRDICRREGIEFEDEALEKIAESTSGDLRSAVNDLQAVAEEAERLTVDDVVTSERDTTEGIFDFLDALIKEEDAEGALRASYDVDETPDDLLNWIEDNVPKDYEGAELADAYEFLSNADRWLGRVRATQDYSYWRYATDNMTAGVAASRRGDKGGWTRYGPPSYWSKLGRTKGTRNTRDSIAERIAEREGASVATARREILPFLSAMTHHCKNRDLTVRMAAAYDLDESEVSFVTGSGKDTNKVQSIVEDAEERKAERAVEHSGNAFFEADRSSTDGDEGSADTDEGDDGDRDSSGQRTLASTDADGESASEAESDDASAADEPDDDQSGLNDFF
- a CDS encoding competence/damage-inducible protein A, which codes for MNVAIVTVGDEILAGSTTNTNASWLAQRITERGSTVARILTIPDERELIADYVARWSDEFDAVIVTGGIGGTPDDVTVEAVADGLEREFVVHGEIRDRLVEKAAAFRDENPDMVEEYDLQLDIDAAASIPEGATPIVVDEGWAPGCIVENVYVFAGIPDEMRAMFEAVGDEFQGEAVARTLYTPAPEGSLYDALEGVTDRFDVSVGSYPRSENRPGRLRVSSTDPETVDAAIEWLRDHVETTDPPTETDAAE